From one Streptomyces sp. NBC_01478 genomic stretch:
- a CDS encoding SDR family NAD(P)-dependent oxidoreductase — translation MDNTPTPPSLGLLSGKVAFVTGAGRGIGAAAARLFAREGARVLLAARTESQLKSVTEEIREAGGIADHVVCDLADATSVRTAVDRTVDLYGRLDVAFNNGATIQHPGPMDELPESDFDHVYDVNLKGVWLAMVAQVAAIRATAGTGAIVNNSSVGSLTGNPELPAYGAMKRAVNSLTESAAVTYGPEGIRVNAIAPGNTLTEMIRAWEAESPGLQDRLTAHTPLRRAADPDEIAQAAAWLLSDRASFVTGTVLRVDGGARA, via the coding sequence ATGGACAACACACCCACTCCTCCCTCCCTCGGCCTGCTGTCCGGCAAGGTCGCCTTCGTCACCGGCGCCGGACGCGGAATCGGCGCGGCGGCGGCACGGCTGTTCGCCAGAGAAGGCGCCCGGGTACTGCTCGCGGCCCGCACGGAGTCCCAACTGAAGTCGGTCACCGAAGAGATCCGGGAGGCAGGCGGCATCGCGGATCACGTGGTGTGCGACCTGGCCGACGCGACCAGCGTGCGCACGGCCGTCGACCGGACCGTGGACCTGTACGGCCGACTCGACGTGGCCTTCAACAACGGCGCCACGATCCAACACCCCGGCCCGATGGACGAGTTGCCCGAGAGCGACTTCGACCACGTCTACGACGTGAACCTCAAGGGTGTCTGGCTCGCCATGGTCGCCCAGGTCGCAGCGATCCGGGCCACCGCCGGAACCGGCGCCATCGTCAACAACTCCTCCGTCGGCAGCCTGACGGGCAACCCCGAACTGCCCGCCTACGGCGCGATGAAGCGCGCGGTCAACAGCCTCACCGAGTCGGCCGCCGTCACCTACGGCCCGGAGGGCATCCGCGTGAACGCCATCGCCCCCGGCAACACCCTCACCGAGATGATCCGGGCCTGGGAGGCGGAGTCCCCCGGCCTCCAGGACCGCCTCACGGCGCACACTCCGCTGCGCCGCGCGGCCGACCCCGACGAGATCGCGCAGGCCGCGGCCTGGCTGCTCAGCGACCGCGCGTCCTTCGTGACCGGCACGGTCCTGCGGGTCGACGGCGGCGCGCGGGCCTGA
- a CDS encoding lysylphosphatidylglycerol synthase transmembrane domain-containing protein, with amino-acid sequence MHAPDTTAIEAADAAPHRTRRWLRPVVIAVLLVLFGTELVLGWPSLAAALSQLRAPRLNWFAVALVAEVAAMGCYARMQRRLLRSAGVIVPIQKHVALAYAAHSLSVTLPGGPAFSTHFNYQQMRRFGATPAVASWCIALSGLLSAAALAVVTAISAIASNGSLQWHSLLTLGLAVLLLTVGIRRITRHPEKVEPATRAALARVNRLRHLPETQGLDRVRGFVEQLRTARLEPRHAVAAGVFAVLNWLLDAGCLWLCFHAISDTQISSAQLLLAFCAGMAAGTLTIIPGGLGLIDSALILGLVTGGVATSTAIATVVLYRIISFGFIIGVGWITWLVIRRHNRREPAV; translated from the coding sequence GTGCACGCTCCGGACACCACCGCCATCGAAGCGGCCGACGCGGCGCCGCACCGCACCCGACGCTGGCTGCGGCCGGTGGTGATCGCGGTCCTGCTCGTGCTGTTCGGCACCGAACTGGTCCTGGGCTGGCCGTCGTTGGCCGCCGCGCTGTCGCAACTGCGCGCACCCCGGCTGAACTGGTTCGCCGTCGCGCTCGTCGCCGAAGTGGCCGCCATGGGCTGTTACGCGCGCATGCAACGCCGACTGCTGCGCTCGGCCGGGGTGATCGTGCCGATCCAGAAGCACGTCGCCCTGGCCTACGCCGCGCACTCGCTCAGCGTCACCCTGCCCGGCGGCCCGGCCTTCTCCACCCACTTCAACTACCAGCAGATGCGCCGCTTCGGAGCCACGCCCGCCGTCGCCTCCTGGTGCATCGCGCTGTCCGGCCTGCTCTCCGCGGCGGCCCTGGCCGTCGTCACCGCGATCTCCGCGATCGCCTCCAACGGCAGCCTCCAGTGGCACAGCCTCCTCACCCTCGGCCTGGCCGTCCTGCTGCTCACCGTCGGCATCCGCCGCATCACCCGCCACCCGGAGAAGGTCGAACCGGCCACCCGCGCCGCGCTGGCCAGGGTCAACCGGCTGCGGCACCTTCCCGAGACCCAGGGCCTCGACCGCGTCCGCGGCTTCGTCGAGCAGCTCCGCACCGCCCGGCTCGAACCCCGGCACGCCGTCGCCGCCGGTGTGTTCGCCGTACTCAACTGGCTGCTCGACGCGGGCTGCCTGTGGCTGTGTTTCCACGCCATCAGCGACACGCAGATCAGCAGCGCCCAACTGCTGCTCGCCTTCTGCGCGGGCATGGCCGCCGGGACACTCACGATCATCCCCGGAGGCCTCGGCCTCATCGACAGCGCGCTGATCCTCGGACTGGTCACGGGCGGCGTCGCGACCAGCACCGCGATCGCCACGGTCGTGCTCTACCGGATCATCAGCTTCGGGTTCATCATCGGCGTCGGCTGGATAACGTGGCTGGTCATCCGCCGCCACAACCGCCGGGAGCCCGCTGTCTAG